A region from the Ptychodera flava strain L36383 chromosome 12, AS_Pfla_20210202, whole genome shotgun sequence genome encodes:
- the LOC139145110 gene encoding iron-sulfur cluster co-chaperone protein HscB-like: MSAPMRQITRSCQTFLVFCKKSQNLVISKRFNESKRYYASIPVFSISLRDVRTHTTLYGTVNNFLKSEPTPTTARLTVSRNYCSLTRICWSCRSPVAANDQKAVYFCEKCDSILPPEDKATHFERMECEPSFDVNIPRLTQKYRELQRQLHPDRFTIRREREQYYSLQQSSATNKAYNTLLKPLSRGLYMLELKGMSIEEDDKTVDKEFLFEIMELNEEIAETHSSKELSRLHEENTGRLEKLLVELSRAFSKDDYAKAKVILTRMRYYVNIEDKIKEMLMPSFPGTANDV, from the exons ATGTCTGCGCCGATGAGACAAATAACCAGATCGTGTCAAACATTTTTAGTTTTCTGCAAGAAATCGCAGAATCTTGTCATATCAAAAAGATTTAACGAATCTAAAAGATACTATGCGTCGATTCCTGTATTCAGCATCTCTCTTAGAGATGTCAGGACTCATACAACCCTATACGGAACTGTCAACAACTTTCTCAAGAGCGAGCCTACACCAACAACAGCGAGGTTGACCGTGAGTCGGAACTACTGTTCACTGACCCGGATTTGCTGGAGCTGCCGTTCACCCGTCGCAGCAAATGACCAAAAGGCAGTATACTTTTGTGAAAAGTGTGACTCTATTCTTCCGCCAGAGGACAAAGCTACACATTTCGAAAGAATGGAGTG TGAGCCGTCATTTGATGTAAATATTCCAAGGCTGACACAAAAGTATAGAGAATTACAGAGGCAGCTGCACCCAGATAGGTTTACCATAAGAAGGGAG AGAGAGCAGTATTACTCTTTACAGCAGTCTTCAGCAACTAATAAAGCATACAACACTTTATTGAAACCACTGTCCAGAGGATTGTACATg TTAGAGTTGAAGGGAATGTCAATTGAAGAAGATGACAAGACAGTCGATAAGGAATTCTTGTTTGAAATCATGGAATTGAATGAAGAGATTGCAGAAACACATTCATCAAAAGAGCTTAGCAGGCTACATGAAGAAAATACAG ggAGGCTGGAAAAGCTTTTAGTAGAATTATCAAGAGCATTTTCGAAAG ATGACTATGCGAAAGCAAAGGTGATTCTCACAAGAATGAGGTACTACGTTAATATTgaagacaaaatcaaagaaatgcTGATGCCATCATTTCCGGGTACAGCAAACGACGTTTGA